The Hymenobacter sp. DG25A nucleotide sequence GGACAGCCTAGCTCATGTGCGCGACAACAGCAAAGCTATTAAGCAGGCCCTGGCCAAGCGCATCCGCAAGCAGGTGCGCGTGATTCCCGAACTGGTCTTCTTCCTTGATGACAGTGCCGCCTATGCGGCGCACATCGATAAGGTGCTGGGTGGGCTGAGCATTCCGCCCCCGCCCTCCGAAGATGATACCGAGCATCAGACCAACCCCAAGCGCCCGAAGCTGTTCGCCGACGAGGACGAATAGGTGAAATAGTGAGTTTGTGAAATGGTGAGTTGACGTTCAGGCCGCGCAGCCTGCGCGAAATGCGTCACCAGAATAGCAAACACACCATCTCACTATCTCACCATATCACAATTTCACCTCCTTGCATTACGACCCGATTAAACGCACCCTGGGCGAAGTATTCAACCGCACGCCCTGGCTCCGCCGCTTGTTTTATGTGCTGCTCGATTTGCTGCTGCTGCGCACCTGGCACGTGCACCGCGAGCTGCGCCAGTGGGCCAAAGGCC carries:
- a CDS encoding ribosome-binding factor A codes for the protein MESKRQQKFASLLQQELASVLQRDLPHLFPGLAPGISTVRVSPDLGVARIYLSSLLANSGEDSLAHVRDNSKAIKQALAKRIRKQVRVIPELVFFLDDSAAYAAHIDKVLGGLSIPPPPSEDDTEHQTNPKRPKLFADEDE